A segment of the Corvus hawaiiensis isolate bCorHaw1 chromosome 16, bCorHaw1.pri.cur, whole genome shotgun sequence genome:
TAACACGGCAGCTAACAAGAGAGCCTGAGATGCAGCAGAGTGTTCAGCTCCTGGGTATGGCCTTCCACCAGTGCTCTGCATTCGTGCAGGACTTCTCTCCCCTTGGCCTCGTTCAGTCCCACCAAGCAGACAGTAGTAAAATCACCTCTCCTTCAGGGAGGACCCTCTAGTTAAAATTTTTTGTATCTCTGTCTATCTTGGAGTTTTAGAAACTGAAGTTCTGCATGAGGTTTAATATCATCCTCTGTTCCTCAGTCACCGTTCTCCCAGTTGGTCTAAGGTTCATTGTCCCATTTTTATCAGGGACTACAGCCGGACATCATGTCTCCTTCTGTTTGTATTAGCCATGGTGACCATCAGCTTTTGGATCCCCACATATGTCAGATTCTTGGCCACCTGTTCCCTCCCGGCTCAGAGGAGTGCAGGGTGTTGGCACAGCAGAAGGGCGCTCTGCTCCGGGGTGGCTGCCACAAACACAGGAAGAGCACCCAGTGCACAAAAGCCCAGCACGCTGCCCCTGCAAAGAGGAGTGGCAGATAATGTGTGAGCTAATATTGGACTGGGATTGCTGCTGAGGTGGCGCAGCAAGAGCAAACATGCCAGGAGCCACCGCAGTGCCAGGGATCGCGTGGTGGCCAGAAGACAAGTGTGGGAGAGCAGGGCCATGGCTTCAGTGGTGCCCAGGACCATCAAGAGACACCCTGATGTGGGGGAAGAGGGTCACACTCAGTtactcctcctctccccagggcATAAGAATAAATAGTCTTTTAATAGCACTGTGCACATCACTGGGGCTCCAGCAAGCCTTTTTAGAGCCCTTGGGATTTTTATTAATGGGGAAAGCAGTGGCACTGTGCTGGTGTCAGTAAGAAGGGCAATGTCAGAGAGGCTGATGTGCTGATGTGCTCATGACCCAGAGGAGGACATTCCTTTTGGACCACTGTGGGTCCTTCATAGGTACAGGTCTCTAACCCAGGAAACATCACTAGGGCTGTGAACCCACTCTGCCTTCTTATAACCATGCCCATAGATCAGCACATTGAAGAGGTCACTCTTCAATGAGCATTGATGTGGCTCCTGCCAATGGGGTTCAGCAGCTCTCTTGGAGACATCTCCTATGAATAAGTGATTACCTGAAatgggaggagaggggggaaagtGGCAGTTTTGTGAAAGAGGTGAATTAGAAGCATTGGTGTCAactcacaggctgctgctgctgctatttttcacttgttttagCACATCTGCTGCACAAGTGCAGTGGGGAGCACTCATCGCTCCCCTTTCCATACCTCAAGATGTTTTGCTGGATCACCAGCCTTGGACAGACAAAAGTTGCGTAGCCCAAACCTGGGCAACCTTCTTCCATTCTCTTAGACAAGGTGGTGGGATGTTGCAGCAGCCTGCAGCGCTGTTGTGTGATTTGCTTGCCAACAATGCTAAACCCCTTTAAATATTGCTAGAAAAATTATCTGGAGagcctttccctctgctttatCCCTCCTGGGTTCCATTTCAGTGATATTCACATTAGAAAAATAGTCTCAGTAAGTACAGAGTCTACCCCTACATTTGGTCTAAAGGGCTGTGTAAGGATAAAAGCATCACTTTAATACACGCAATTTGTATAAATTATCTTTCAGTGAGTGTTCAGGATGGCCCCACCTGCAGCTCTGAGTCATCACAGCAATTTTGACTGGGAGGTGGACATTTTATCAACTGTGATTTTCTCAAATCTGGGGAGCTGGAGAGACACAGCACTTCAAGAGAcctgcaaaaaaaccaaaccaaaagtcAGATGAATAAGGAGTTTGCAGGGGTTCACCAGCCACACATTGAACCATATCTCTACATTAGTAAATTGCTCCCACTCAAACTTGTTTTGGACAAATGAGCAATTTCCTTGTATGCAAAAATGCTTGCACagtttatttacatattttggaGGCTAGCTAGCATCCTTGTTCTCCAGCTCTGAAGTCTGTCTTTGCTTCAGTTCCTGtctgagagagaagaaaatactgGACCACAAACCTGCTTCCCTCTGAGAAATCACAACAGCTGTTAGAAGTTATTGGAAAATCAAAGGGTTTGCGCGAGAGAAGAAATGCATCTACCCAGCCAGGGAGTtactgctccagcacctggtttctcctcctgcctctcaCTGCTGCTCTTTATGTCCTTCTGGTATGGGACCTGTCAAGGAGAAGAACCAGCCTCTGGATGCAAGAGAAGGGATAACTCCCTGAGTACAGTTGCTTCAAGGTGTCTTAAAAGGGGCAGATCCCATAAAATGGAGAATAAAGTTCTTGTCACAGCAGGCTGCTTGAGCTCAGTTCTTcagagcagcctggagaagcaggAATCAGGGATGTGCCTCCATAAAATGGTTAATTGATTACTGTCAGCAAGTGGTTATGTGAATCATTGAGCACATCGAGGCTGTGCAATGCTGGAGATGTCTGAGACACTGACCTACCAAgactggcagtgctgctgctcagctcttcCACATAAGTGTGGAGGTGACTGCTGGACCCACCCGCAGCTCAGCCCATGCTGCATGTGTTTTATGagacaaaagaaatgtttgggcagaggcaaaATCCACTGCTGGCCTGTGGGTAGAGCCACGTGAGATCTGACTGGCAGGTAATTGCAGAAGCACTTGGGTTTCTTTAAGGCTGAGTGTGTCAAAGGCAGGAGAGTAATGTCTGATGCAGGTGAGTGTGATGTGCATGGAGGGTCCTTAGCTGGGTCCATGTGGCTCTAGTGGTGCGTTCAGGGAACACGGAGAAGGGGACAGTCCTGGACTGAACAGAGGAAGAGATTTGTGGCCCTTCCCAGTGTGATGGGAACGAAGGACACCATGTGCTGACCCATCCCCATACCTGCCCAGCAGCACGAGATGTTTGCATATGCTGGAACTAAACTGGCCAGAGGCCCCAATGTGTCTCCATACACGTAATGCATTTCCCATTTCGCTGACAGAAAGCAGCCAGTCCCGTGTCTGTGTCTGAGGGGGAAACTGAGCTGCCTAAAGCCAAATAGCATCATTTTGTGCACCCTGAGTGCGGCGAGGACGGATGGGGATGTGGGAATCCATCCCCAGGTGACACGGCTAGGGAGTGCTGGCGCTGtgcccgcgcaccgcccggccctcagcacctcctgccctgccctggtgGCTCCCTGGGGGTGGCAGGGCACCGAAGGCACCGCTCCCAGCAGCGGGACATCAGGCAGAGCCTCCGCCGGCACAGGCGCGACTACAAGTTATGCTGCCACATAGATACAGGACTGTATCTTGCAAAGGATCTGCCTGAGGGCAACGAGCCCCTTTCAGCCTGGGCAGGTGTTGGGTGCAGGTCTGCGTCCTCCTGGACCCTAAACAGGAGCTACAGGACATGATACATGGAGGTGAGAGAGGAGGCACAGGGGAAGGTGCAGACACAGACAGCCCCCGGAGCTGGAACAGACGGGAcgcaggagcagctccttgtCCCTCCACAGGCAGCGCGAGGAGCTCGGGGCGCTGCCGCCCTTTGCTCCGTTTGAGCAAACCGCCCTCTCAGCGATTTCTTGCCCCAGGGGGAGCGGGGACCGACACCCCGGTCCGGGGGGACGCGCCCGGGGCCCGGCCCTGAGGCTCCGAGCGGGCGGGGAAGCGCCGCCTCCCGCATGTGATGGCGGGCAGAGCCTGggccgggcagcggcggcggcaggagcgGGCGGACAGCGGGCACCATGCAGCTCCTGCCTAGCTTGTCTCCCGTCACCTGGCTGCTCCTCATCGCCTTCCTGTGCCTCGTGGCCCTGTAAGTAGAGGCCGGTCCCCTGGGGGACCGGGCAGGAGGAGAGCCCGGTGCCGGCGAGGTTCGAGTGAATTAGCGCTGCCCTCAGGGCACAGCGAGGGCTGCTCAGGGGGGCAGCGCGGCCCCGCTGCCAGCGGGAAGGAGCGAGCTGGGCTGGACGGGGTGAATTATAGGGAATccttgattattatttttttttaaacttttcccAAGAAGGAGTAACTTCCGGGTGTTTAAAGACAGCAGCGCCCGTGGCGTCCTTGGACTGTGCGAGCTGGGAGCAGCGCAGGGTGATGccggagctgctgccagcagaacCCCCCGATTAAGTAGTTCTGTTGGCAAAACTTAGGCTTATGTGGCTCAGGGGAACTGTAATGAGCTATGCAGGCAAAAACTTAATTTTGCTGTGGTAATTTATGTCCCTGCCGTGCCGCTGTAGCGCGGCCACCTGAGCATCGCAGGAGGTCTTGGCAAAGACTAACACAAGGGCAAGCCTCAGCTTCAGAACTCAGTCGCTCCGAGGCACGGCAGTCTGATCTGGGCGGCTAAATGAGGCCCTGAATAAAGCCCTGAGGTGCCCATGTACGCTGGTTTGCCtaggctgggctgcagctcctttcAGCCCTTGTCTTCCATCAAAACATACCCCAGGTGATCCTGCATTTACTGCAAAGAGTatcctcagcagggctgctgctgtccaTAATTTCAGCTTTCTCTGTGAAATGTGACAGGAATCAGTTATTTAAGCAGTTCCCGTGCTTCAGGAAGAAGTATCTTGTGTTTTCATTGCATAAGTGCTTCTCACATGCTCTTTGCTTGGCAGCTATGGGATATGGCCCTACCGGACCTTCAAGAAGCTGGGCATTCCTGGCCCAAGGCCTCTGCCGTTTGTGGGGACTTTCCTGGAGTACCAGCATGTGAgtaccagcagctgctgctctgtagTGCCTTAGAGCCTTCTTGTGGCTGATGCTGTTTGCCCCATTCTTTGGGCATCTCTCTCCTCTGTCCTTGATTCAGTCAGATGAAAATTATGCTTTTAGGTGGGAAGCTCTCTGGACACACAGAGAACATGAAAGTTCAGGCTGACCTAAATGAGGTGTGCTGTGTTTTAAAACTACTTTGTAGTTCAAGTTTTTTGTTTGTCCCTGTGTTTCTACCTGCTCTTGAGCAGCTGAAGTTCTGttagaaacaacaacaaaaaaaaaatattggagaGATGCCTAAGACTGTTGTTTTCTGGGAACTGCATGTTTTTTTGCCCTTTCTATCATCAACATGAAGAGGCTGAATTAGCCTCAGCAATGCCTCATCCAACCATTTGCTGTTGGGCCAgacaaatagatttttaaataaaactcaaGTAATATCAAACTACCAAACCTTGTCACATAACGAGGCAGTAGCTGATCCCAGGTAATTGATTGCAAATGCAGAACAAGTGTATTGGCTTCAATAAAAGAGGTGTTCTACTTGTGTTTGCTGGGTTTACATCACGCATGTTGCCTCTTACTAATGGTTTAGTGAGTGTTACGTGTCCCATAAGTTTCATCCTTACACGTAACGTCATTTAAAACCCTGatggaaacaaataaaaatccatgTTCACTCCAGTTCAGTAACTGCAGAGGAAGATCATatgaggacaaggcagcagcagctcttaaCTTGTTGAGCTGAAGGTGAAAGGACACCCTGGGATCTAGTTTTGCCTCCTAACTCTGCTCACTAAAACTTTGTACCCTGTCATACCTTGTCTTCGTTACATTTTTAGATCAGATTTGCTGGTGGAAGTTgaaagtgccttttttttttttttttaatctctgctctcttttttctctccaatgCAAATGTCCCCTAAGCATCTATGTAATGCTTAAGAGGACCATGCACCTGCCAACCTCAACCTCTGCCACTTAGAATGGGGCTGTGGGATGCACTGTGCTGCCAGCTGTGACCTGCTTTGATCACTTTTCACTGGCAAACTGttcatttctcctttcttcttttgcagGGAGTCCACAAATTTGAtcagaaatgctttgaaaagtATGGAAAAATCTGGGGGTGAGTTTCTGCAGAACAAAACTACAAGTTTGGGGTGCTCTGCAGCCCCAAAATAGAATGGGAAAAGGTACGCCACTGTCATGTGTTTCAGCACTGTAATTCCAGCAGTGACAGCCTGGGAGAATTGAGGTTCACCACTGGGAAAGTCTCCACCCATCTCTCCAAGGCTTCTCTCCGGCTGGGATTTCAgtgtgctgtggggctgggatggtgATGACCAGTTTGTGGGGTCATTTGTTTGCAGAAGCTTTGAAAATCACCTCCACTGCTTGGTGTCAAACTGagcctcctgcctttgaagctGCTCTTCTGTGTGTCTGGAGCAGAAAGCAAGCTGCAGGCTGCCACGGTGTTTTTCATCTTGCTCCCTGCttctcccagagctggggcacaAGCTAACTTTCAAcctgcctccctgctccctgcacagtGCTTCTTTTGTGTAGGGGCCTCTTATCATGTTTCTACTGAGAGCCtctcaaaccaaaacaaaattgcTCTGCAAAAAAATCCTGTGAGGCTTCATGAAAACCTGGTGCATTTTTTCTAAAGATTAAATGTTCACAAGCTTCTTGAAGATGGCAGCTTCCCTCAGCTGTGGCCCAAGGCTCCCTGCCCTTTAGCCCACACCATGACTTTTaagtttttctgtctctgttgaTTGGAAAATGGAGGAGACAAATGAGTTTTTTCGCCTCTCAATGCCTTGTAGGCCAGACAGGAAATCTGTTCCCCCCACAGGTGGGTTATTTGGTGTGGATTTCTTGTCTCCAGCCATCAGTAGTAGAAACAGCTCAGACAGCTTGCGTGCAGGGCATCAACATCATGGCAAAAAGCTGCCTTTTATCTAAACCCACACAGCTTTGGCAACTCTTCAGTACCACAGACAATTGCTAGAAATGCTCATGCTGCCCATGTTTGTCACTTTCTTTCCCCTTTATCCTGTTTTACTACATAATAAATAAGTTTCAGCCTCATCCTTCCAGCTGTTTTGTCAGAGTCGACTCAGGTGGCCTGAACCAGTTGTGCCATGGCTCTGGCCATGGACGGAGCAGGCTGCTTTTGCTCCAGCTGACCATGAAGGATGAACTGACTGTGGGTTTCTCTTGGCATAGGATTTATGATGGCAGGCAGCCCGTGCTGGCTGTTTTGGACCCCATCCTCATCAAAAACATCCTGGTGAAAGAGTGCTACAACATTTTTACTAATCGCCGGGTAGGTGCCTAGTCCCATGCTTTGCTGTCCAGTACAGAGTACATGCAGCAAGAAAGGagtttcttcttgttttctgttctcctCTGAGCCTTTCAGCAAGTACTTGCTCTCTGATGTGCCCCAGTTTATTGATGGTACCAACATCAAAACTCTGCTAGAGACGTGTAGGGACCACTCTGGCTGGGACATTGGGCCATCAGCCTGGTTGTGCCCTAGGGCTGATGTCATTTATGACTCTTAGacttttgtttccatttctgtttaCTGGTTGAGGTAGAGCTGGCATGACTTCAGGGGCTGAGTCAACACTCCATGGAAggcttttctttgcatttctgtcATGTGGAAGTGGGCTGTAAACATTCTCCTGTCTCCTGTTCTCCTGTGCAGAACTTTGGTCTGAACGGGATCCTGGAGTCGGCCCTCAATGTGGCTGCAGATGAGCAGTGGAAAAGGATTCGTACAGTGCTGTCTCCAACCTTCACCAGTGGGAAGCTGAAGGAGGTAAAGCTCAGGCCACTGGTACTTTGCATCAGTAGCTGGAGAGAGAACTGAGCTGTTTCTGAGTGCAGACCTTCCCCTCAAATGGGGAAGTTGCCCTGTTTGGCAGGACCACATCCATGAACACCTGCATTGTTGGTACCGTTCAGCAATACAGTGTCTGTCTGCCATCCCAGGGAGGGAGTCAGGAGAAGGGGTGGGGGATGAAACAGCACACAAGTATTGCAAGCTGGGGCTGTTGGCACTATGGCCTGTATGTTCATCCTGTTAAACACATCACTCAGGCCATGGTTGTCCATTTTCTATGTGCCCAGGAGCCATGTTCACTCCCAGCTGGAGTGGATGCTTAGCTGGAATGGGAGCTGTGTGTGGATTTTTGGAGGAGAGCCTTGCTCAGTGCTAGTCAGATGAGCTCTCTGGGCAGGTTGTTAAGATGAGAGAAAGCGACGTCCGAGGCCTGGAAATGAGTTTCCCCTTGCTTGCACTTCCCCCCACAAGCCGTACATGGCAAGTGGCAGATggcagtgtggcccagccttgTTTGGTGTCAGGGAAAGAGTCAATAGTGCTTTCTGCTTTGGTTTGCATTTCAGATGTTCCCTATCATTAATCACTATGGTGAAAAACTAGTGAAAAACACTGAGAAGAAAGTGGCTAATGATGAGTTTGTGGCTGCGAAGGAGTGAGTAACTGTGTGAGGCTGACAGCAAAGGGTTTGTATTCAGTGTGGGGAGGAGCCTGTTCTGGAGAGCCTTTTCTGCACTGCAGCATGGAGCCCTCGTCAGCTATGGAAGGAAACTCCAGAGCAGTCATGGGCATGGCATGTTCCTCAGCAGTGGGCTTGATGTGCTCTGCTTTGCTCAGATGGGAGAGCTGTGCCCTGTTCCCCATTTCATTTTACTGGGGATGCATTTTGAGAAAGGAAGcattttccagaatttttccAGAAGCTGCACAAGATGTGGTATTTTTGGATGTAATTTTTGCAATCTCTTTTACAGATGAAAATCAGAATATAGTCTTTGTTACCCTGGTCTGCAGTTCAGTGCTTTCCAACTACAGCTTAGGTTtttgaagcagagaaaaattgGGGAAATGAATGCAGCTGGGGAAACTTCAGTAAATACAATGGTGGCTACTGCTTTAAGAGAGATTCCCTATCACAAGGATTGTTCCTAGATGGGCTCTTATTTACTGCTGTGGTTGGGTTCATCTCATTcactctctcttcttctctacTCAGCATTTTTGGAGCTTACAGCATGGATGTGGTGACCAGCACTTCTTTCAGTGTCAGTGTTGCCTGCATGAACAACCCCAATGACCCCTTTGTCACCAACATTAAGAAATTTCTCCAATTCAGTTTCCTAAGTCCTGTGTTTTTACTCATAGGTATGACAAACCACATCTCATACAGCCCTGAATCGATGTCAAAGGTGCTGCATTTTCTGGTAGCTCCCTTATGTCTTTGAGTCCTTTTTGCCATATGGGAGATGCTTAGCACTTTACAGGATTGGATTTACAGTCTCAGATCTGCAGAAATATTTCCCCAGGGAAGCCACAGCCAGGATTTGTACAGCCTCTATGGGTCTTAGCAGCATCCTGCTATGAGCAGAGACCCTGTTTGCAGAGATGCTGGAGAGCTGCTCTATCACAGAGATCTGCACTTATTGTTGTATTGTGGTCATAAGGTAACATGGAGGAGATTCTCTAGTGCTATTGCATCCCAGCCATGGTTAGGTAAAAAAAGATGGAGGCAACAAAAAGGGTCAGGGCAACATCAAAAAGGCAACATCAGGGTCCAGATGTACTGCTCCTTTCTATGCTTTGTGCCAGTTCTGACTTTCTCAGGGCCCCTTTGAGCTCAAGTATGTTggtctcttctttccttctagTGTTGTTCCCCTTTGTTATCCCTGTGCTGGAAAAGATGAAGGTGACTCTGTTACCCTCAGACGTCATGGACTTCTTCAAGAATGTCTTCACAAAACTAAAGAAGGAACGGGGGAAAGGGCAGCAGCACGGTGAGTCCAGCCTAGGTGTCCTCTTCAGGAGAAGTCCTGAGTGCAGGAGGGACCTGGTGGCATCTTCAGAAGCTGTGGTGTGTCACCTGCTCCCCAACCCCACCAAACCTGAGAAAGGCTAGAACCACGCCCTGCTTTTGTGTCCAAGTGGAGAAAACATCTGTGTTCATAGAGGGTCTGTAGTCCAGACCTCATCATGCGCTGAAGCCATGAGCTGTGAGTGGTGAGCAGGTGTCTCAGCAAGGGACTTGTGCTGGACAAGGTTTGCTTCCTCCTCACCCACatcttctctgcctctgtttcTCCCCAGGACCGGGTGGATTTCCTTCAGCTCATGATTGAATCACAGAACTCACGTGATGGCTCCAAGTCTGCGGAGACCAGCTTGGACAAAAGTGTGTCTTGAGATGTGCTCTCCTCTCAGCAGAAAGCAGTAGTTCCTTAGCCATTTaagagggaagcagggagaggaTTTTAGTCGTTAATCCCATGAAAGATTCAAGATCTCAGTAGTGGGGCTGTAGTGATGTTTATCACAGATCAGCCATATTTTTATTGTGTCCCATTTCCTGGGATAAATCCTGAGGTGTGTTTGTGCAACAAAGAGCAAAGAGTGAGTGTCTCCTTAcccccatttcttttttttggcctCTGAAGGCCAGCAATGTTGGCTGTATATCAAAAAGCACACAAAGCACATATTCTTTGTGTACCTTGCTCACCTGTGGGCTCATCTCTGTTCCCAATCCTAGGTAAACTAAGAAAATAATGGCTCAGCCAAGGCACAGTCCCAATCCATCAACCTCAGTCAAGGCAGGATGCTTCTAAACTTTTGAGGTGCCAGGACAGGGTATTTGTTGGACACCCTGCACTGCATCCTGAACCCCTTTGTGGTACCAGAGGGAAAGCTGGATGTTTCCTTTACCAACTGTTACGTAGCTAGGAGTAGCGTTACTTAGACTGGTGACTGGGATCCTGAATTCACGAGGGTTGATTACTGTAGTTTTCAGCTTCTTGTATGTTCCTCTATGCCTTTTTTCAGCATTAAGTGATGAGGAGGTTCTGGCCCAGGCTCTTATCTTTGTCTTTGCTGGTTATGAGACCACCAGCTCCACCCTCAGCTACATAGCCTACAACCTGGCCATCCACCCTGACGTGCAGCAGCGACTCCAGGACGAGGTGGATGCGCACCTGCCTAACAAGGTAAAGGAGGGTGAGAGGATGCTGGGGTTGTTCCCACCTGTGCCTTGCAAACCCAGGTTGGAAACAGAGTGGCAGAGGTGCTGGCCCTGAGActcccccttccctggaagcGCTGGGGGGGTGGCTGTGGGGGTGGGAGTTACAGTGCCGTGTTCTCAGCCCCCCATTCCTCTCCCAGGCCACTCCCACGTACAGCGCCATCACTCAGATGGAGTACCTGGATATGGTGGTGAATGAATCCATCCAGCTCTACCCCGCCGGGGGCCGGATTGAGAGGGTCTGCAAGAAGACTGTGGAGCTCAATGGTGTGACTATTCCAGAGGGAATGGTGGTCTTGATCCCAGCCTTCGTGCTGCACCGGGACCCGCAGTATTGGCCAGAGCCGGACGAATTCAGGCCTGAGAGGTGAGGGCCTTGTGGTGGGAATAGCTGCATGCTCCAcctcagccctgggagcaggaatGGCAGCAAAAGTGGGGAATGCGTGATTATAACATTTAAATTAGGCATTTATCATTGTCTGACATCTAGTCCCAGCATTACCGTGAGGGGAGTTTTATGATCTACATCCATAAACTGTGCATGGAATTTAATTAACTGCATTGAAGGGAGCAACAGtgagagcagctcccagcagctgtaACACTGAGGGGTTTATGGCCAGATATTAAAGCAAGAGCCATAGGGTGACTGGCACAATGCCCTGCAAATCAGCAGTGGAAGGGCAAAGATGGGTAGgaaataaaacttaatttttaactCAAGTTATGAAGCAATCTTTGCTTAGGAGCTCTGTCAGAC
Coding sequences within it:
- the LOC125334455 gene encoding cytochrome P450 3A29-like isoform X2 — protein: MQLLPSLSPVTWLLLIAFLCLVALYGIWPYRTFKKLGIPGPRPLPFVGTFLEYQHGVHKFDQKCFEKYGKIWGIYDGRQPVLAVLDPILIKNILVKECYNIFTNRRNFGLNGILESALNVAADEQWKRIRTVLSPTFTSGKLKEMFPIINHYGEKLVKNTEKKVANDEFVAAKDIFGAYSMDVVTSTSFSVSVACMNNPNDPFVTNIKKFLQFSFLSPVFLLIVLFPFVIPVLEKMKVTLLPSDVMDFFKNVFTKLKKERGKGQQHGESSLGDRVDFLQLMIESQNSRDGSKSAETSLDKTLSDEEVLAQALIFVFAGYETTSSTLSYIAYNLAIHPDVQQRLQDEVDAHLPNKATPTYSAITQMEYLDMVVNESIQLYPAGGRIERVCKKTVELNGVTIPEGMVVLIPAFVLHRDPQYWPEPDEFRPERFSKENKDGIDPYTFLPFGAGPRNCIGMRFALLTVKVAVVVLLQNFSFRTCKDTPIPLVLDSKGFMQPKKPIVLKMVPRDQADLKK
- the LOC125334455 gene encoding cytochrome P450 3A29-like isoform X1, with translation MQLLPSLSPVTWLLLIAFLCLVALYGIWPYRTFKKLGIPGPRPLPFVGTFLEYQHGVHKFDQKCFEKYGKIWGIYDGRQPVLAVLDPILIKNILVKECYNIFTNRRNFGLNGILESALNVAADEQWKRIRTVLSPTFTSGKLKEMFPIINHYGEKLVKNTEKKVANDEFVAAKDIFGAYSMDVVTSTSFSVSVACMNNPNDPFVTNIKKFLQFSFLSPVFLLIVLFPFVIPVLEKMKVTLLPSDVMDFFKNVFTKLKKERGKGQDLDRVDFLQLMIESQNSRDGSKSAETSLDKTLSDEEVLAQALIFVFAGYETTSSTLSYIAYNLAIHPDVQQRLQDEVDAHLPNKATPTYSAITQMEYLDMVVNESIQLYPAGGRIERVCKKTVELNGVTIPEGMVVLIPAFVLHRDPQYWPEPDEFRPERFSKENKDGIDPYTFLPFGAGPRNCIGMRFALLTVKVAVVVLLQNFSFRTCKDTPIPLVLDSKGFMQPKKPIVLKMVPRDQADLKK